GGGCGCAGAGAATGCTGCCGCCGGCAATGTATTGTAAGGACATAACGACAAGCTGCACAATGATTTGGCAGGCAATGCCGGCGATCATGCCTTTTTTGTCATAGTAGCGGCCTAAAAGTTCCGGGATAGTGGTAATGTTAAGCTCACGATATTTTTTGGCGACCAACAGTCCCATGACGATGGCGCCGATGCCCCAAGCAGTGGTGTACCAGCCGGCAGACAAGCCCACCTTGTAAGCTTGCTCGGCTACGCCGATAGTGGAAGCGCCGCCGACAGCTAAGCCGACGATAGAGACGGTAATCAAGGGGGTCGTCAGCTTGCGGCCCGCTAAGACATAGTTCGTCGCCGAACCGGCGGAGCGGCGCTTGGCATAGTAGCTGATTGCGAATAAGAGCACAATATAAAGACAAACGATTAAAAAAGCAATATTCATAATTTCTACCTCCTGAAGTATCTTACCCATGAAAAAAGTATATGCTTTCTTTCAGGCTGGCCAGCAAACTGAAAGAAAAAACCGCCCCTCTGATAGAGGGACGGTTGAAGCCGTGGTACCACCCAAATTGAATCTTGAGAAATAAAAAAGAGTCGTACCGAAGGGGCGACAATGCCGCGGTACCACCCTGTTTCAATCCGAAGATCTACTCATACGCCCGTAACGTGGGCTTTGCGGCACAGCCTACTTTGAGTTCAGCCTGCAGTTCCGAAAGGAACTTCATTTCGTTTGTTCATCTGGCTTGCACCAACCGCCAGCTCTCTGTATGACAAGGACGAAACTACTTTCTTTCATCATCACCAGTAAACGCAATTCAATTGTTAAACTGATTATAGCTAGGTGATTGTATACTTGTCAACTGTTTTTTAGCAGATAAGGGCAACGGCTGAAAGGAATCGTGCTTTGAAAAGCGAATGTATGGTAAAAGAAACTGTAGTTAATCTGCATAATAGGAAAGGGATTTTATGGAGTACCTTATTTCATTTCTAGAAGGGATTATTACCTTTGTTTCGCCGTGTATGCTGCCTCTTTTGCCGTTGTACGCCGCTTATTTTGGCGGCGGCGCTTCTTCGGGCAAAGCGTTATTGCATGCGTTGGGTTTTGTCTTGGGCTTTACTTTGATTTTTGTTACCATGGGGGCTTTTGCGGCGACGGCAGGTTCTTTTTTGCGGGAGTACCAAGGACAGGTTGATTTGGTAGCTGGCGCGATTATTGTTCTATTTGGCTTGAATTATGCGGGGCTATTTTCAATTGGTTTTTTGAACCGTACCTATGCGGTTGACGTGCAGGTGCGTCCTTTGGGAGTGGGCTCGGCGATTCTTTTCGGCATGGTCTTTGCATTAGGGTGGACTCCTTGTGTAGGCGCTTTTTTGGGTTCGGCGTTGCTCTTAGCTTCGCAACAGGATTCGGAGGTTCGCGGTATAGTGATGCTTCTTTGCTATTCTCTGGGGCTGGGGATACCTTTTGTTATAGCGACGATGCTGCTGGATCATCTCAAAGGCGCTTTGGCGGCGGTGAAAAAAAATTATCATGTGATTAACAAGATTTGCGCGGCCTTGCTTATTGTTTTAGGCTTGTTAATGATGTCCGGTTGGTTGGGAGTGTTTTTAGGGATGCTTAGTTTTTAGGAGGCAATGATGAATAAGAAAATTTTAGCATTAGTAATTGTCTTGGTCGTTGTGCTGGTCGGAGCTGGCGTTGCGTATCGGTCACTGACGACAGATACGGGGACGCAAATAAAGCAAAGTCAAGAAGCGGCAAGTTCGCAGGGCGGAAAAACCGCTAAGCGACAGGCGCCTGATTTCTCGGTGTTGGATGCCGAAGGCAAACAGGTGTTATTGTCTTCTTTGCGAGGCAAGCCGGTTGTTTTAAATTTTTGGGCTAGCTGGTGCGGGCCTTGCCGAGAGGAAATGCCGGATTTCCAGCAGGTATATACATTGTACCAGGGACGCGTGCAGTTTATGATGGTCAACTTGACAGACGGCTCGCGGGAAACCCAGGGGAAAGCCGCGGAATTTGTGAGGCGCAATGGTTTTTCGTTTCCTGTATATTACGATACGAAACAAGAAGCGGTAAAAGCGTATGGCATTACCGCCATTCCTACGACCTTCATTTTGGATGCGGACGGGATGGTGGTTAGTCAGTCCCAAGGGGTTATGCGCAAAGAAGTCTTGCAGAAAACATTGGAGCAAGTGCTGGCGCGGTAATTAGACGGACACGGAAGACTGAAAGCGAGTTGAACAAGAGAACCTAATGAAAAACGCGGCCATTCGAATTTTTTCGAGTGACCGCGTTTTAATTCAATTCTATATTCCGTAACCCTCTGTTGTATCCTCTGATTCTCAGGTTCTCCTGTGCAAAAGTTTTTGCGTTACCCTTTCACCTTCGAGCAGATGGGGCATTTTTGCAAAGAGAAAGGCAGCTCCAGATGCGCCTGGGCTAAGAGATCTTGATCCGTAAAGATGCTTTGTGTGGGACCGTCGGCGAGGATGCGTCCGTTTTGCAGAACCACGGTACGCTCGCACAGTTCCAAGGCCAGGTCAAGATCATGAGTGGCAATGAGTTTGGTGTGCTGAAAGCTGCGCAAAAGCTGCAGCACACTGCGCCTCGCCCAAGGGTCTAGGAAAGCGGACGGTTCGTCCATAACCAAAATAGCGGGTTCCATGGCCAGGACGGTGGCGAT
This sequence is a window from Anaeromusa acidaminophila DSM 3853. Protein-coding genes within it:
- a CDS encoding cytochrome c biogenesis CcdA family protein, with translation MEYLISFLEGIITFVSPCMLPLLPLYAAYFGGGASSGKALLHALGFVLGFTLIFVTMGAFAATAGSFLREYQGQVDLVAGAIIVLFGLNYAGLFSIGFLNRTYAVDVQVRPLGVGSAILFGMVFALGWTPCVGAFLGSALLLASQQDSEVRGIVMLLCYSLGLGIPFVIATMLLDHLKGALAAVKKNYHVINKICAALLIVLGLLMMSGWLGVFLGMLSF
- a CDS encoding TlpA family protein disulfide reductase → MNKKILALVIVLVVVLVGAGVAYRSLTTDTGTQIKQSQEAASSQGGKTAKRQAPDFSVLDAEGKQVLLSSLRGKPVVLNFWASWCGPCREEMPDFQQVYTLYQGRVQFMMVNLTDGSRETQGKAAEFVRRNGFSFPVYYDTKQEAVKAYGITAIPTTFILDADGMVVSQSQGVMRKEVLQKTLEQVLAR